ggcggacagcagggctCTATACAGCAGCAGACTGTCGTTTGTGCCAGAGGAGGCCCTGCTGGAGGCTGCATTAGCAGCCCACTAGCCCCTTGGCCCCAGCCTCTGGAGCACCCCAAACATCTCTGACCTTCAAGTTTAATAGCATAGGCCCGTAGAAAAGGCACGGATCAGAGGCAAGCCCTGTGATCTGACCAGTCAAGACACATACCCCATCTGTCTCTGGAGACACACACCTTGGCTCCAAGGCTTAGCTTAGGTGGAGGGGGTCCTGCCAGTGTGAGTGCAGGCTAAAAGGGGTCACATTCaatttctttagagaaatatctCTTTTGCTcgcggggattgaacccagaggcgctttaccacttagctacatcccttcctttttatttttttaagacagggcctcactaagcctcgaacttgcaatcctcctgcctcagcctccagagccgctaggATTAAAGGCCTGGGCCACCGTGTCAACCAGAGGGAGAATTTTGTCAAAGATCCGCAGACAGGAAGTAAAGCACAGGAGATGGTGGGGAAAGGCACTTTATTAAGAAAGCTTTGGCCAAGCCCCTGCCAGAAGGAACCCATCCTGGGGTTCCCAGGGCAGAGTGGGAGTAGCCCTGCCGGGGGCCTATAAATACATCTCCTCAGGCCATTGGAATCACCCCTGGGGTTCCCACAGCATGTAGGGTAGTGGGAGGCCATCAAAACCAGCTCGACAGCTCAGGGGCCAGGGTTgggaggcaggagctgggggTGAACAGGGGAGCCCAACACCCTGAGGAGCAGACCAGCCCTCCCCAGCTTGGGTCAACCAGATACCCAGCAGGGGGTAGTGGAAGTGCCCTCAAGCTACCCACAAGGAAGGGAACCTTCAGCCAAAGGCTCCAGGCCCTGGCCAATGAGAAGCAGCCAAGGCAGAAGTTAATTCTGTCTTCAGCCATTTAGAAAGTACCCCCAGTTAAGTGCACTCTTGGCCAGTAAGAGGAGGTCTCCAGGCGGAATCCTCCTGGCTTTGGCCAATGAGACGCAGGTAGGTCGGAGAGCTCAATAACCCGCCAATGACGAAGGAATTGTCTTCTATGGGCTTGTCTATGGGGAACTTCGTGCCTGAGCGCTCTTCGATCGATGGGCGGCTGCTGGAGCCTGAACCAATCAGGCATAGCCTCCTGCTGTGAGGCTAGGGGGCGTGGCCAATGGGAGGCCTCGGTGCACCAGCTGGGCCGAAGAAACGGAGGGTTGGGCGGGGGACGCGGAAGGCTGGGTGGCAAGCTATGCGGCTAAACCCGGGAAGCTGCGGGTGTTGTGGGGCCGCTCCTACTACAGGGTGGGAGCTCCCACCCTGCTCAGCTCGCCCGCCGCCTCCCGGCTCTTCTTGCGTGGCGGTTTTTGGATAGGGGTCTTCTTCCGAGGGGTCTCGGGCGCCAGCGCTCCGGCCACCGCCTTCTCTGGCCCAGTTACCTCCGGCACAAGGGATCCTCGGGCCGGCGAGGCGGGCAGCACAGAGCGCTTGGCCTTCTGCGGCGGCGTCGGCTTCTCCCGGGGACTCTGTGCGCCTAGGGCCCCCTCGACGCGGCCCAAGCTTCGAGTCTTGCCACGCAGTTCTGCCGCCAGCATAGATGCGGCCTCGGGAGCGCTGCGTGGGGGACCAACGGCGTCCGTAGGCTCCAAGAGGCCGGGGCCGCGGCCCCGCGCTCGGGCCTGGGGCGGCGAGGGAGTGACTAGGGCTGAAGCCTCCTGGGTCAGCCCGGGGGGCCTTGGCGTCGGGTCGCGGGCCCGTGGGCTGCCGGGCTCTTCAGGCCGCGCCGACGTGTCGCTGGGTGTCCGTTTtcttttgctggggctgggcgCAGTCTCGGGGCCCTGAGGTGGTGGCGAGGACGCTCGGGCCGCGGCGGCTGCGCCATGCTTGCGGTGGATCCAGGACACCTTGGGCTTGGTGGCGGGGTCAGGTGGCGGCGGCTTTCTGCGCTCGGGCGATGGCGACAGGGACAAGCCCCCAGCCTCGGCCCGGGCCCGGGCCGGCCGGGCCTCGCGCCGGGCCACGCGAGCGTATAGCGCCCCGCCCGGCCCTTCCACGCTGGAAGCTGACCGCTCGCTGTCGGAAGATGCAGGGAGGGGAGTTGCTTCCTCTGCTGATGCGGGAGTGCTCAAGGGTGCAGGAGAAGGTGCCAGAGCCTCGGCAGGAGCAATGGGGGCCTCTGAGTCTCGGCTGTCAGCTGCAACCTCTGACAAGAGCAGGCCTGTCACACCTCCAGAAGTAGCCAGCTGGTCCAATCTCCAGGGCATAAACCTTTCCCTTCACCTGGCCTGGGACCCTGCCTACACCGGGCTGTAGTGGTGTTGCCCTGGCATCCAGGTGTGCCCTGCACATTCATAGCACCAACCACAAACAGTTCAGAACCCTAGGATGTGTGGCTGACTACTGGAGAGTGAAGGGCATGTTTGGGGGGATTTACCCCAACTCTGGTTGGTTGTTGCCCCCCTTCCTCACCATACCCCCACACTGGGAGCCACCATCATCAAATCTGACACCCCAATATCTCTAAGGGATTCCATTATCCTTCTTGAAGAAGTAAGGCTTCTGAGGCTCAGAGGTTAGTCACCCACCCAAAGTCACCCAGGGGAATGGTCAAGGCAGAAGGGAGGCCAGCATCCCAACCATTCAGGCTCCTTCCTGCTGTCTGGGAGCCCTAGGCCCATATCCTATGAATCCTCTCTTCTGTCTCCTCTGCCTCTCCCAACCCAGGTCCAGAAATTTCCTCTGCCTGGTCCATCCTCCCCCAATCCTGGGAGGTGAACTTGCCCCACAACTTATAATAGGAGAGCCCACTGTCTCCACACCCCTTCAGCCAGCACTGATTGGCAGAGTCCACCTTTTCAGTTTCAGCTTTGTCACCAACTCCCAGTTAAATAGTGTCACTATGCATTTGCTCCCTATACTGCATGCCCCACATCTCCATTTCACTGGGCTGGAGGGACGCCCTGGCAAGACCATACTCACCCTCATGGGGTACACAGTACACAGGGCCTTCATCTGTGGTatcaaaggaggagaaggaggcccTGGAAGACCATGATGGTGAGGGCTGCTCCAGTCCTGAGGGAGGTTCCAGGAAGCTGCAGTTGAGGGTGTTGTCCAGGTCGTGATGGGCCACTGGGGAAGGAGTGAGGCAGAGCTGCCAGGGGCTCTCCTTTCACCCAGCCTCATTAGCCAAATGTGAAAGGAGTGATCAACACCAGCCCTATCCTAAGACTGTGGATGGGACAAGATTCAACAGGTAGAATGACACTGGACCAGCGTAGCAACGAACCCAGCAAAGAGAAACAAGAAGGAACACTATGTAAGAGATGCAAAGCAAGTGTGTATAGCCAGGGAGCTGAAAAGTTTGCCATAAAGTGTTGGGCAAGGTCAGAAAGAGATAGCTAGAGAGACCACTTTGCTGGGACAGGCCACCAGGACTTCCAAGCCATGCTTTGAACCCTACCTCATGGGACCCAGGTAGTCTTGGAGTGCTTTTGAGACCAGTGGCAAGACCACCTTTTGGCTCAGCCCATCTCAGCAACCTGTATcccaccaggcctggcctccAGGGATACAAGACACTACAATGGGGAATCCCAGAGACTGGCTGGCTGGTATCCATTCCACACCTGTGTCCACTGATACTATGCTGCTGCATGGACCAAAGGGTTTTCTCATATGTCTCCTTTTATCTATCAAGAATCTGATCCTCTCCCACCAATTTTTAGAAAAGAGAATTGTGTCAGCACAGGCAGATGAGCAGCAGCAGGACGTGAAACCTCCAGAGCCCTTGGGGCATTGAGGAGAGGGACCAGCCTTCTCTTTCCAGGAAGAGTGAAGGGCATTGCTGAAGATCCAAGCAGGAAGGTGGATCTTCTCCTTGGGGCAGAACATTCCCACGCCCACAGGCCCATATGTCCCCCTGCAGTTCCACATATGGACACAGTAATAGTCCAACAGACTGAGGGGCCCGACGGGCTGAGATGTCATCCATATAACCCTGATGCAATTACTCACAGGACCCAAGCCTTCCACACACGCCCCCACATCTACTCCTGCCTTCCTCACCCAAAGCAatatcctctttccttccctctggtCGCACCTCCCTCCTCACCTCCACGCACATCAAAACTCAAAAAAAGTTTTGCACTGAGCCCTGAATGCTTTCGACCAATTTCCCCGTAGTTTCCTTTGCGAGAAAGTGTTTCTCCCAGCGACCTTGCGCCTTTATTCTTACCTACGACTTTGGGCAGTTTCTGCCTGCGGAGTGGGATCCGGGGCAGCTTCATGCTAATACGGCTGAAGCGCCCACATAGGCGTTGAGGCGCCTTCTTCCTTCCAAGCGAGAGCTCCCTGCGGGAGAGGGGCCTGAGCGAAGGGATCTGGAGGGGCGGGTAGATCTCCGCAGGAGCCGAAAGGCTGACTGGGCGTGGGGGCGTGGTGACGATCCCGGGGCGGGACTGGGCTGGGGAAGAGCTCGGGTCTAGGCCCAGGTGATCGGGACAGCGCTACAGAGGGTACGCCGGAAACACGGGGAGAGCGGGAGGGGACTCTGACCTTACCTGCGGGAGGGTTCCTTGCCTCGGCATGCGCAGCAGCAGCCTAGCAGAGAGAGCAGCAGGCCGAGGAGAAGGGCGAGCAGCGCTCCTGCGCCCATTACACCCTTGCGCTGGTTGGTCTCTATGGGGGACACTGGGTCAACGCGAATGCCCTCAGTTCCCCACGTTCTCTAACCCGACGTTCATCACCTACTCACCCAGGCGGCAGGCACCGGTAACCGGGTCACACGAGTCCTCGTGGCAGCTGCAGGCTTGGGCGCAGTCCACGCCGTGGAGCCCAGGCGGGCACGTCACATTACAGCTGCGGGGTCGTGGGATCAGGGCAGGCCACAGCAACCCTCCCTGatgcctctccctccctcttccaggCCACCAAGATCAGAATCCAGTCCCACAGCCAGGATGTCTAGCTCAATTCTCTACAGTTTGAAGCCTACCCCACCTGTGGACAGGCACACACTGGGTGTCAATATTTTGGAACTGAACGTGTGCACCATCTGCTGAGGGGGTCTGGAGGATTCTTGTTCACTGGACCTTTTCCTGGGGCTGACTTTTGTGTGTGGGTAGGAGGAGGAGCTCCCTCCAGTAACAGACCCTTGACTGTAAATGGAGGTCCCTACACTGGCTAGGGTCACCTCGGGAACCCACTGACCACAGATTAGTTGGTGGCAAGATCCTAGTCTGAGCGCAAGCTCCACACCTGGGTACAATTCTCCTCAAAGAAGCTGTTACCACTCCCTAGCTGGAGTGAGGGGCCAAGACTGAGGTGATAGCCCAGTCTAGAGCTGAAAGACCAGCCCGGATCTTAAGACCCACCCCTGTTAGGTCTGGCTGGAGGGCCTCGTGTTGGCTACATAACCCTTTAACCCTCTCCAGGGCCCAGGGCACTCACTGGGGCCCGTGGACTCCAGGACTGCAAAGGCAGCGCCCCGACTGAAAGTCACAGTGACCGCTTCCGCAATCGGCGCACACGAAAGCACAATCCTCGCCATAAGTGCCATTGCTGCACTTGGTCTCGCACCTTGGAAAGAGGGCAGGAGGCAACAGTGGAAATGGAGTCAAATCTACACATAGCTTACAGAACACTCTGCAGAGATCCTTGAGGTGGGGGGAGTTACGACGGAGCGCTGCGTGTCTGGGCCCACGCAGGCACTGGCTGCTCACCTGTCACCTATCCAGCCCGCGTTGCAGCGCGTACACTTGCCGGTGACATGGTTGCAGGCATGGCCATCGCGGCAGGGAGGGCAGCGATGGCCGCAGCCCTCGCCATAGAAGCCCGTGGCACAAGGCTGGTCGCATTTGGTTCCATTCCAGCCGGGCTCGCACGTCAGGCAGCGGCCCTCGG
This genomic interval from Marmota flaviventris isolate mMarFla1 chromosome 1, mMarFla1.hap1, whole genome shotgun sequence contains the following:
- the Scarf2 gene encoding scavenger receptor class F member 2, with amino-acid sequence MEGAGSRGAWPVRRRGSVNLLPLPPLLLLLLWLLPRTATPQELNPRGRNVCRAPGSQVPTCCAGWRQQGDECGIAVCEGNSTCSENEVCVRPGECRCRHGYFGANCDTKCPRQFWGPDCKERCSCHPHGQCEDVTGQCTCHARRWGARCEHACQCQHGTCHPRSGACRCEPGWWGSQCASACYCSATSRCDPQTGACLCHAGWWGRSCNNQCACNSSPCEQQSGRCQCRERTFGARCDRYCQCFRGRCHPVDGTCACDPGYRGKYCREPCPAGFYGLGCRRRCGQCKGQQPCTVAEGRCLTCEPGWNGTKCDQPCATGFYGEGCGHRCPPCRDGHACNHVTGKCTRCNAGWIGDRCETKCSNGTYGEDCAFVCADCGSGHCDFQSGRCLCSPGVHGPHCNVTCPPGLHGVDCAQACSCHEDSCDPVTGACRLETNQRKGVMGAGALLALLLGLLLSLLGCCCACRGKEPSRRELSLGRKKAPQRLCGRFSRISMKLPRIPLRRQKLPKVVVAHHDLDNTLNCSFLEPPSGLEQPSPSWSSRASFSSFDTTDEGPVYCVPHEEVAADSRDSEAPIAPAEALAPSPAPLSTPASAEEATPLPASSDSERSASSVEGPGGALYARVARREARPARARAEAGGLSLSPSPERRKPPPPDPATKPKVSWIHRKHGAAAAARASSPPPQGPETAPSPSKRKRTPSDTSARPEEPGSPRARDPTPRPPGLTQEASALVTPSPPQARARGRGPGLLEPTDAVGPPRSAPEAASMLAAELRGKTRSLGRVEGALGAQSPREKPTPPQKAKRSVLPASPARGSLVPEVTGPEKAVAGALAPETPRKKTPIQKPPRKKSREAAGELSRVGAPTL